The following proteins are co-located in the Wenzhouxiangella marina genome:
- a CDS encoding ECF-type sigma factor yields the protein MSSDKISDVTQLLKRYSDTEDAEGLYDMLPMVYQELRALAGRQLASQGRDHTLQATALINEAYLRLADQDYHSWENRRQFLLVASTVMRRVLVDYARRRSAAKRPEGQGRVALETDELGEEFGTDLIALDQVLEQLAEVDPRQASIVELRYFAGLSVPDTAETLEISERTVVREWRMARAWLKRKLA from the coding sequence ATGAGTTCCGATAAGATCAGCGACGTCACCCAGCTCCTGAAGCGTTACAGCGATACGGAAGACGCGGAAGGCCTGTACGACATGCTGCCGATGGTCTACCAGGAGTTGCGCGCTTTGGCTGGCCGTCAGTTGGCCAGCCAGGGTCGCGATCACACGCTTCAGGCCACCGCCCTGATCAATGAGGCCTACCTTCGTCTGGCCGATCAGGACTACCACAGCTGGGAGAATCGCCGCCAGTTCCTGCTGGTCGCCTCGACCGTGATGCGCCGCGTGCTCGTCGACTACGCACGGCGCCGCTCGGCGGCCAAACGCCCGGAAGGCCAGGGGCGGGTGGCCCTGGAAACCGACGAATTGGGTGAGGAATTCGGCACCGACCTCATCGCGCTGGACCAGGTGCTCGAGCAGCTGGCCGAGGTCGACCCGCGTCAGGCGAGCATCGTGGAATTACGCTACTTCGCCGGCCTGAGCGTTCCCGATACGGCCGAGACCCTGGAGATTTCCGAGCGTACGGTCGTGCGCGAATGGCGGATGGCGCGAGCCTGGCTGAAGCGCAAGCTGGCCTGA
- a CDS encoding acetyl-CoA C-acyltransferase — MNDAYVVAAVRTPVARAFKGGFRNYRPDDLLAHALSEAMKEVPELDPARVEDVIVGCAMPEAEQGMNVARIGALLAGLPDSVPGVTVNRFCSSGLQTIAMAADRIRLGEADVMIAAGTESMTMIPMMGHKVAMNPRTFTDDNVAIAYGMGITAEKVAQEWKVSREDQDQFAYRSHQKAIAAIDGGEFTEIRPVTVTSRVPGPDGTIQERQFTVEQDEGPRRDTTPEVLGKLRTVFDAKGTVTAGTSSQMSDGAAALVLVSEKVLKELNLKPLAVFRGFSVAGVRPEVMGIGPIEAIPKVLKQTGIAKQDLDWIELNEAFAAQALAVMRTIELDPDKVNPLGGAIALGHPLGATGAVLAAKMIHGLHRRDQKYGMVTMCIGTGMGAAGIFERV; from the coding sequence ATGAATGATGCATACGTAGTTGCCGCCGTTCGTACGCCCGTCGCGCGTGCCTTCAAGGGCGGTTTCAGAAATTACCGGCCGGACGATCTGCTGGCCCACGCCCTCTCCGAGGCGATGAAGGAAGTGCCGGAGCTGGATCCGGCTCGCGTCGAGGACGTGATCGTCGGCTGCGCCATGCCGGAAGCCGAACAGGGCATGAACGTCGCCCGCATCGGCGCCCTGCTCGCCGGCCTGCCCGACAGCGTGCCGGGCGTGACCGTCAACCGCTTCTGCTCTTCGGGCCTGCAGACGATCGCCATGGCCGCCGATCGGATTCGCCTCGGCGAGGCCGACGTGATGATCGCCGCCGGCACCGAGTCGATGACCATGATCCCGATGATGGGGCACAAGGTGGCGATGAACCCGCGCACCTTCACCGACGACAACGTCGCCATCGCCTACGGCATGGGCATCACCGCCGAAAAGGTCGCCCAGGAATGGAAGGTCAGCCGCGAGGATCAGGACCAGTTCGCCTACCGCTCGCACCAGAAGGCGATCGCCGCCATCGACGGCGGAGAATTCACGGAGATCCGCCCCGTGACCGTCACCAGCCGGGTCCCCGGCCCCGACGGCACCATCCAGGAGCGTCAGTTCACCGTCGAGCAGGACGAAGGCCCGCGCCGCGACACCACGCCGGAGGTCCTCGGCAAACTGCGCACGGTCTTCGATGCCAAGGGCACGGTCACGGCTGGCACGAGCTCGCAGATGTCCGACGGCGCCGCCGCCCTGGTGCTGGTCTCGGAGAAGGTCCTCAAGGAACTGAACCTCAAGCCCCTGGCCGTGTTCCGCGGCTTCTCGGTGGCCGGAGTTCGGCCGGAAGTCATGGGCATCGGCCCGATCGAAGCGATCCCGAAGGTGCTCAAGCAGACCGGCATCGCCAAACAGGATCTGGACTGGATCGAGCTGAACGAAGCCTTTGCCGCCCAGGCCCTGGCCGTGATGCGCACGATCGAACTGGATCCGGACAAGGTCAACCCCCTGGGCGGCGCCATCGCCCTCGGCCACCCGCTGGGTGCGACCGGTGCCGTGCTGGCCGCCAAGATGATCCACGGCCTGCACCGCCGCGATCAGAAATACGGCATGGTCACCATGTGCATCGGCACCGGCATGGGTGCTGCCGGGATCTTCGAGCGGGTCTGA
- a CDS encoding phosphotransferase family protein, with the protein MSSKSLIDQPRHLRDEDRFDVQAVDAWLKARVAGLEGTPEVEQFSKGASNLTYRLRYADRDLILRRPPPGTKAKSAHNMVREHDVQKALKPVYPKVPAMVALCTDDSVIGCDFYVMERIEGIILRANLPPGLELSTEQAATLCRRAIDGLIELHSVDVEAAGLASLGKGEGYNRRQIDGWSERFRRARTWNVFKGEKVMRWLDANVPEEVGIRVIHGDYRFDNIVLSAEDPLEIIGVLDWELATLGDPLMDLGNSLAYWVQADDDRFLKGFRRQPTHIPGMMTRREVVDYYCDRMGFRPDNWAFYEVYGLFRLAAIVQQIYYRYHHGQTRNPAFKGFWKAANYLLWRCGRIIKRQ; encoded by the coding sequence ATGTCGTCCAAGTCGCTGATCGACCAGCCGCGTCACTTGCGCGATGAAGACCGATTCGACGTTCAGGCCGTGGATGCCTGGCTGAAGGCACGCGTCGCCGGCCTGGAGGGTACGCCCGAGGTCGAGCAGTTCTCCAAGGGTGCTTCCAATCTGACCTACCGTCTGCGCTATGCCGATCGGGACCTGATCCTGCGCCGGCCGCCACCCGGCACCAAGGCGAAGTCCGCGCACAACATGGTGCGAGAGCACGACGTCCAGAAGGCGCTGAAGCCGGTCTATCCGAAGGTGCCCGCCATGGTGGCCCTGTGCACCGACGATTCGGTGATCGGCTGCGACTTCTACGTCATGGAGCGCATCGAGGGCATCATCCTTCGGGCCAACCTGCCGCCGGGTCTGGAGCTGAGCACCGAGCAGGCCGCCACGCTTTGCCGCCGTGCGATCGATGGGCTGATCGAGCTGCATTCGGTCGACGTGGAAGCCGCCGGACTGGCCTCTCTGGGCAAGGGCGAGGGCTACAACCGTCGTCAGATCGATGGCTGGTCCGAACGGTTCCGCCGGGCACGCACCTGGAACGTGTTCAAGGGCGAAAAGGTGATGCGCTGGCTCGATGCCAACGTCCCCGAGGAGGTCGGCATCCGGGTCATTCACGGTGACTATCGCTTCGACAACATCGTGCTCTCGGCGGAAGATCCTCTCGAGATCATCGGCGTGCTGGATTGGGAGCTGGCGACCCTGGGCGATCCGCTGATGGATCTGGGCAATTCCCTGGCCTACTGGGTGCAGGCCGATGATGATCGCTTTCTGAAGGGATTCCGCCGTCAGCCGACGCATATCCCGGGCATGATGACTCGTCGCGAAGTCGTTGATTACTATTGCGATCGCATGGGCTTCAGGCCCGACAACTGGGCCTTCTACGAGGTCTACGGCCTGTTCCGGCTGGCGGCGATCGTGCAGCAGATCTACTACCGCTATCACCATGGCCAGACCCGCAATCCGGCGTTCAAGGGCTTCTGGAAGGCCGCCAACTACCTGCTCTGGCGCTGCGGCCGCATCATCAAGCGCCAGTGA
- a CDS encoding CASTOR/POLLUX-related putative ion channel, which produces MIKLPLIDRLTFLLERQFVKGAGFQLLIVAAAIGLISLAGGIAVHWSGHEDGLSESIWWAFLRLTDPGYLGDDEGAWRRIVSTFLTLSGYVVFLGALVAIMTQWLIGRMREFERGLTPVSLRGHAVIVGWTNRTVPLLRELIGTQRSRRRFRLTFGRRRFQAVILTEDVSAEQGQVLRSDPWIGPRARDVILRDGSALEEEAIHRAGCLNASMVIMPTGFGRRTGLLDVDVETIRALLSMDAGADQQGLARPLVVAELQDARRAEMARNAYRGPLELVASDQTISRIMVQTMLHPGLSRLCRELLSGLAGNELMLARADSLAGASLQELASLGGQALLLGLVQGEGPAARVTLLPPSSTRLQSGDQLIWLAQDPEAIDVTQHRRRRRVSAARQISVGVRPRAGAPHRLLILGWNQRVPRLLAELAAHPGQAFEVDLLSSSPLDARLRDLERYFDGPAPVELRQHEADFLLSGVLESFDPGRFDTVLLLSSDRLGSEEEADARSIVGQRLVERLLERRAERPQVLVELADSANEGLVQGIRTETLISPLLISHLLARIALQPALGLIFEALFGPDGPEIAFLAPRDFGLTGSQSVGQIEQAVAARGGLLLGIDLTARQRGEGLCLNPTPDLSVDLDLPVRLCLLRPGISNGTH; this is translated from the coding sequence ATGATCAAGCTGCCGCTGATCGATCGACTGACCTTCCTGCTGGAGCGCCAGTTCGTCAAGGGCGCGGGATTCCAGTTGCTGATCGTGGCAGCCGCGATCGGTCTGATTTCCCTGGCGGGCGGGATTGCCGTGCATTGGAGCGGCCACGAGGATGGCTTGAGCGAATCGATCTGGTGGGCCTTCCTGCGCCTGACCGACCCCGGCTACCTCGGTGACGATGAGGGTGCCTGGCGACGGATCGTCTCGACCTTTCTGACCCTGAGCGGCTACGTGGTGTTTCTCGGGGCTCTGGTCGCGATCATGACCCAGTGGCTGATCGGACGGATGCGCGAGTTCGAGCGCGGTCTGACCCCCGTATCGCTGCGCGGGCACGCCGTGATCGTCGGTTGGACGAACCGGACGGTGCCGCTGCTGCGCGAGTTGATCGGAACGCAGCGGTCCCGGCGACGCTTCCGGCTCACTTTCGGCCGCCGTCGCTTCCAGGCGGTGATCCTGACCGAAGACGTGTCCGCCGAGCAGGGGCAGGTGCTGAGATCCGATCCCTGGATCGGGCCGCGGGCGCGGGACGTGATTCTCCGGGATGGTTCCGCGCTGGAAGAGGAGGCGATCCATCGAGCGGGCTGTCTGAACGCCTCGATGGTTATCATGCCGACCGGCTTCGGACGTCGAACGGGGCTGTTGGATGTCGACGTCGAGACCATTCGCGCGCTCCTGTCGATGGACGCGGGCGCGGACCAGCAGGGCCTTGCAAGGCCTCTGGTTGTCGCGGAACTTCAGGATGCCCGGCGCGCCGAGATGGCACGCAACGCCTATCGCGGACCGCTGGAACTGGTGGCCTCGGACCAGACGATCTCGCGCATCATGGTGCAGACCATGCTCCATCCGGGCCTGTCGCGGCTCTGCCGTGAATTGCTCAGTGGTCTGGCGGGCAACGAGTTGATGCTGGCGCGGGCCGACAGCCTGGCCGGTGCGAGCCTGCAGGAGTTGGCGAGCCTTGGCGGACAGGCGCTGCTTCTCGGCCTGGTCCAGGGCGAAGGCCCGGCTGCGCGTGTCACGCTGCTGCCGCCATCCTCGACCCGCCTCCAGTCGGGGGATCAGCTGATCTGGCTCGCCCAGGATCCGGAAGCGATCGATGTGACCCAGCATCGTCGTCGTCGGCGCGTGTCGGCAGCGCGGCAGATTTCGGTCGGTGTACGGCCACGAGCAGGCGCGCCCCATCGCCTGCTGATCCTCGGCTGGAATCAACGCGTTCCCCGCCTGCTGGCCGAACTGGCGGCGCACCCCGGGCAGGCCTTCGAGGTCGATCTGCTGTCATCCAGCCCGCTGGACGCGAGGCTGCGGGATCTCGAACGCTATTTCGATGGCCCGGCGCCGGTGGAACTCCGCCAGCACGAGGCCGATTTTCTGCTGTCCGGTGTGCTGGAGAGCTTCGATCCCGGCCGCTTCGATACGGTGCTGCTGCTGTCCAGTGACCGACTGGGAAGCGAGGAGGAGGCCGATGCCCGCTCGATCGTCGGGCAGCGCCTGGTCGAGCGACTTCTCGAGCGCCGGGCGGAACGTCCGCAGGTGCTGGTCGAATTGGCCGACTCGGCCAACGAAGGCCTGGTGCAAGGCATACGGACCGAGACTCTGATCAGCCCCTTGTTGATCAGTCACCTGCTGGCCCGGATTGCCCTGCAGCCGGCCCTTGGCCTGATCTTCGAGGCACTCTTCGGGCCCGACGGCCCCGAAATCGCCTTTCTGGCGCCACGGGACTTCGGGCTGACCGGTTCCCAGAGCGTGGGTCAGATCGAGCAGGCCGTGGCAGCTCGCGGAGGCCTGCTACTGGGCATCGATCTGACGGCCCGTCAGCGCGGTGAAGGCCTGTGTCTCAATCCGACGCCCGATCTGAGCGTCGATCTGGATCTGCCCGTCCGCCTGTGCTTGCTCAGGCCCGGGATCTCGAACGGAACGCATTGA
- a CDS encoding PH domain-containing protein, producing the protein MTESIEHFSNEPVAPESLPDYRDADLNPVVPAYLRHKVATTLAFWGVFLLVALVSPLLPFVDISVSKYPLAGGAIILLLSLLHARLDARHRGWALREHDLVYQSGVIWRRQVILPFARIQHVETLSGPVERWFDLMRVKCFTAGGQSADLVVEGLTSATAGQVRQYLLEQIRDDEPADSSAGPETASDDAHG; encoded by the coding sequence ATGACCGAGAGCATCGAACACTTCAGTAACGAGCCGGTGGCGCCCGAGTCCCTGCCGGATTACCGTGACGCCGATCTGAACCCCGTCGTCCCGGCCTACCTCCGGCACAAGGTCGCCACGACCCTGGCGTTCTGGGGCGTCTTCCTGCTGGTGGCCCTGGTGTCGCCCTTGTTGCCATTCGTCGACATCAGCGTCTCGAAGTATCCGCTCGCCGGGGGCGCCATCATCCTGCTCCTGTCGCTGCTGCATGCGCGCCTCGATGCTCGCCATCGCGGCTGGGCGCTTCGAGAGCACGACCTCGTGTACCAGTCGGGCGTGATCTGGAGGAGGCAGGTGATCCTGCCCTTCGCGCGTATCCAGCACGTGGAAACCCTGTCCGGTCCGGTCGAGCGCTGGTTCGATCTGATGCGGGTCAAGTGCTTCACCGCCGGCGGGCAATCCGCCGACCTGGTCGTCGAGGGCCTCACTTCTGCGACCGCCGGGCAGGTCCGGCAATACCTGCTGGAACAGATTCGCGATGATGAGCCGGCAGACTCCAGCGCCGGACCGGAAACCGCGTCGGACGATGCGCATGGCTGA
- a CDS encoding acyl-CoA dehydrogenase family protein, whose amino-acid sequence MDLTPTERAQELRRQLGAFLHKRVLPAEIEWKAAMAELADPWQELPVIRELKAEAREAGLWNLFLPDAELGQGLSNLDYAPLAEQMGRSLIAPEVFNCNAPDTGNMEVLYHYGSEAQKAQWLKPLLAGEIRSAFCMTEPDVASSDATNMQATARIEGDEVVLNGRKWWSTGIGHPNCRVVIFMGLTDPEADRHQRHSMVLVPLDTPGVKVERMLTAMGMLDAPYGHGEVSFDEVRLPASAIIAGPGRGFEIAQGRLGPGRIHHCMRLIGLAELALELACKRALSRTAFGRPLAKLGGNAERIAQARIAIEQARLLVLKAAWCLDHKGVARSMSEISQIKVAVPSMAQDVVDMAMQLHGGAGLSEDLPLAAAWTAARALRLADGPDEVHRGLIARMELAKYRDA is encoded by the coding sequence ATGGACCTGACTCCGACCGAACGTGCCCAGGAACTTCGTCGCCAGCTGGGCGCCTTTCTGCACAAACGGGTGCTGCCCGCAGAGATCGAGTGGAAGGCCGCGATGGCCGAACTGGCCGATCCCTGGCAGGAACTGCCCGTGATCCGCGAGCTGAAGGCCGAGGCGCGCGAGGCCGGGCTCTGGAACCTGTTTCTGCCGGACGCGGAGCTGGGCCAGGGGCTGAGCAATCTGGACTACGCGCCGCTCGCCGAGCAGATGGGGCGCTCGCTGATCGCGCCCGAGGTGTTCAATTGCAACGCCCCCGACACCGGCAATATGGAAGTGCTCTATCACTACGGCAGTGAAGCCCAGAAGGCGCAGTGGCTGAAGCCCCTGCTGGCCGGCGAGATTCGCTCGGCGTTCTGCATGACCGAACCCGACGTCGCCTCGTCGGACGCAACGAACATGCAGGCCACGGCCCGGATCGAAGGTGATGAGGTGGTTCTGAACGGGCGCAAGTGGTGGTCGACGGGCATCGGCCACCCGAACTGCCGGGTCGTGATCTTCATGGGCCTGACGGATCCCGAGGCGGATCGTCACCAGCGACACTCGATGGTTCTCGTTCCCCTCGACACGCCGGGCGTGAAGGTCGAGCGCATGCTGACGGCCATGGGCATGCTGGACGCGCCCTACGGCCATGGCGAGGTGAGCTTCGACGAAGTGCGCCTCCCCGCCAGCGCCATCATCGCCGGGCCCGGTCGTGGCTTCGAGATCGCCCAGGGGCGCCTGGGCCCGGGCCGGATTCATCACTGCATGCGTCTGATCGGCCTGGCGGAACTGGCGCTGGAGCTGGCCTGCAAGCGCGCCCTGTCACGCACCGCCTTCGGGCGACCGTTGGCCAAGCTCGGCGGCAACGCCGAGCGCATCGCCCAGGCTCGAATCGCGATCGAGCAGGCGCGCCTGCTGGTGCTGAAAGCCGCCTGGTGCCTCGATCACAAGGGCGTGGCCCGATCCATGAGCGAAATCTCGCAGATCAAGGTGGCCGTGCCATCGATGGCGCAGGATGTGGTGGACATGGCGATGCAGCTGCATGGCGGGGCCGGACTCTCGGAAGATCTGCCACTGGCGGCTGCCTGGACGGCGGCGCGTGCGCTGCGCCTGGCCGATGGGCCGGACGAGGTCCATCGGGGCCTGATTGCGAGGATGGAATTGGCGAAGTATCGCGACGCCTGA
- a CDS encoding serine/threonine-protein kinase yields MSSEHTKSESTSRDAESTYRRAKRIAMEALEHPAAERRSLAQARCAGDAELWEEVEWLLEAAEDDSDDEAPERFQAAARQVVKEVSLKVPLPRDYRLIQRLAEGGSGAVYLAERIDGDLRQPVAFKLLQLTSAPDDALARRFATERQILSRLNHPNIAGLIDGGLTSEGRPFLATEFVDGQAIDDWCAQRDLDTGQRIRLFLKVLAAVDHAHRHMVIHRDLKPGNILVNAEGEPKLLDFGIAHLLDASDNGNDEEAAETDAASMTLAYASPEQLRGQGLNAGTDVYSLGVVLYELISGQGPFDATESAQALHDAILGAPILPPSKQPQARLPVAWRGDLDAIVLKALERDPAERYSSVRELAEDLERLLAHRPVSARPGHVLHRSRLYVRRHRFGLAVAGVLLSMVVAFVIDREGQLQRIAWERDRAEAVTEFLSELFAGADSLPSRGNEVTVREILDLGARQLEGEDSVNPAFTGSIHLALGSAYNALGLGEQALPLLRQADDSLAAGASLPEQALIQSQVAAALDSSGRAIEAIAADQRAIELYQQVQPPQPEQILRLRIRQLRNHANVLDVPLAQTIEDLENIVETIVETIVETIEGSTAGLSGVENAEQAELLFDARSALVGAYVIAGDAARAMATAELTRALAERLWDEDDPRRLRGRFVFVTALMLQDPERAIEDYVSLIADHERLIGPGQRLANTIGNLGVALSRMGRNQEAIAAFERSAAMIEAVADRDHYLYRLSISNLAALQLREGRPEQAEALIRGVLDDLARRAEQTGGIEAVYHASALDILGTALSLQGRFMEAAEVYTEALAILEGDSSGRRGELMGAIGRRLSEVQRLLESD; encoded by the coding sequence ATGAGCAGCGAGCATACCAAGTCGGAATCGACATCGCGCGACGCCGAATCCACCTATCGCCGGGCCAAGCGGATTGCCATGGAGGCGCTGGAGCATCCGGCGGCCGAACGCCGCTCGCTGGCGCAGGCCCGGTGCGCCGGCGACGCCGAGCTCTGGGAGGAAGTGGAATGGCTTCTCGAGGCCGCTGAAGACGACAGCGACGACGAGGCGCCGGAGCGTTTCCAGGCCGCCGCTCGGCAGGTGGTCAAGGAAGTCTCCCTGAAGGTTCCCCTGCCGCGCGATTACCGCCTGATCCAGCGCCTGGCCGAAGGCGGCAGCGGCGCCGTCTACCTGGCCGAGCGCATCGACGGGGATCTGCGCCAACCGGTGGCCTTCAAGCTGCTGCAGCTGACCTCGGCGCCGGACGATGCCCTGGCCCGCCGCTTCGCCACCGAACGCCAGATTCTCTCGCGCCTGAATCATCCCAACATCGCCGGCCTGATCGACGGCGGCCTGACTTCGGAAGGCCGGCCGTTCCTGGCCACGGAATTCGTCGATGGCCAGGCGATCGACGACTGGTGCGCGCAGCGTGACCTCGACACCGGGCAGCGAATCCGGCTTTTCCTGAAGGTGCTCGCCGCCGTCGACCACGCCCATCGGCACATGGTGATCCACCGCGACCTCAAACCCGGCAACATCCTGGTCAACGCCGAAGGGGAGCCGAAGCTGCTGGATTTCGGCATCGCGCATCTCCTCGACGCGTCGGACAACGGCAATGACGAGGAGGCCGCCGAGACCGACGCCGCCAGCATGACGCTCGCCTACGCCAGCCCCGAGCAGCTCAGGGGCCAGGGTCTCAATGCGGGCACGGACGTCTACTCACTCGGCGTCGTGCTCTACGAGTTGATCAGCGGCCAGGGGCCCTTCGACGCGACGGAATCGGCGCAGGCCCTGCATGATGCCATCCTGGGCGCGCCGATCCTGCCGCCGTCGAAACAGCCGCAGGCCCGCCTCCCCGTCGCCTGGCGCGGTGACCTCGACGCGATCGTCCTCAAGGCGCTCGAACGCGACCCGGCCGAGCGCTATTCCTCGGTGCGGGAACTGGCCGAGGATCTGGAGCGATTGCTTGCCCACCGACCCGTGTCCGCTCGGCCCGGCCATGTGCTGCATCGAAGCCGACTCTACGTGCGTCGCCATCGCTTCGGCCTGGCGGTGGCCGGCGTGCTGCTGAGCATGGTGGTCGCCTTCGTGATCGATCGCGAGGGCCAGCTGCAACGCATCGCCTGGGAGCGTGACCGCGCCGAGGCGGTGACGGAGTTCCTCAGCGAGCTGTTCGCCGGTGCCGACTCCCTGCCCTCGCGCGGCAACGAAGTGACCGTGCGCGAGATTCTCGACCTGGGCGCTCGACAACTGGAAGGCGAGGACAGCGTCAACCCGGCCTTCACCGGCTCGATCCATCTGGCCCTGGGCAGCGCCTACAATGCCTTGGGCCTCGGCGAGCAGGCCTTGCCCCTGCTCCGCCAGGCCGATGACAGCCTGGCGGCCGGTGCCAGTCTGCCCGAACAGGCCCTGATCCAGAGCCAGGTCGCCGCCGCCCTGGACTCCAGCGGGCGCGCCATCGAGGCGATCGCGGCCGATCAACGCGCCATCGAGCTCTACCAGCAGGTCCAGCCCCCCCAGCCCGAACAGATACTGCGCCTGCGGATCCGCCAGCTTCGAAACCATGCAAACGTCCTCGACGTGCCCCTGGCACAGACCATCGAGGACCTCGAGAACATCGTGGAGACGATCGTCGAGACCATCGTCGAGACCATCGAAGGATCCACCGCAGGCCTCTCCGGGGTAGAGAATGCGGAGCAGGCCGAGCTGCTGTTCGATGCCCGCTCCGCCCTGGTCGGCGCCTACGTGATCGCCGGCGATGCGGCCCGGGCCATGGCCACCGCCGAGCTCACCCGCGCCCTGGCCGAGCGCCTCTGGGACGAGGACGATCCGCGCCGGCTGCGCGGGCGATTCGTATTCGTCACCGCCTTGATGCTCCAGGATCCGGAACGCGCCATCGAGGACTACGTGTCCCTGATCGCGGACCATGAACGACTGATCGGGCCCGGCCAGCGCCTGGCCAATACCATCGGCAATCTCGGCGTTGCCCTGTCACGCATGGGGCGCAACCAGGAGGCCATCGCGGCCTTCGAACGATCGGCGGCCATGATCGAAGCGGTCGCCGACCGGGATCACTATCTCTACCGCCTGTCCATTTCCAACCTGGCGGCACTGCAGCTGCGTGAGGGGCGACCGGAGCAGGCCGAAGCCCTGATCCGTGGCGTGCTGGACGACCTGGCCCGACGCGCCGAACAGACCGGTGGCATCGAGGCGGTCTATCACGCCAGCGCGCTGGACATCCTCGGGACGGCCCTGAGTCTGCAGGGCCGTTTCATGGAGGCGGCGGAGGTCTACACGGAAGCCCTGGCCATCCTCGAAGGCGATTCGAGCGGTCGCCGTGGTGAGCTGATGGGCGCCATCGGCCGGCGCTTGAGCGAAGTCCAGCGACTGCTCGAGTCCGATTGA
- a CDS encoding PH domain-containing protein: MAEDDSSLSVEPDVSADWHRLAPMALVFLLLTAVQKFVRENLFMFAGAGFGVAVFDWISLREALLIACGLGLMGLVGTMIFHRRFRFRIEDDAVRVRRGLLEKKELRVRFARVQSVQINQPFYFKPFELVRFTLETPGGQEAEVELPGIPRRLAEQMRDHIVGLRRVQASQTRPVDVAAEQAQVPADPSGGDRLYEASTWRLFRHGLSSNQIWLLAGLAAWFFGTFSEQFGAWADRQGWLDLIDASVFQSLWLLLGALVVFGLGFLLLLSGLLSIIRFHDFRLSDLEDRLVGVGGLLNRQEQTVKREKITGLTLKQSGLGRLLSCWHIVVRQTSSVEQEMPGKKKSFIVPGLNEEDLGLIGALVPGWHFPERQQGIDARFRQIFWRRTAGLVFAVLGALVWFKEPGALFVSMVLIALLLMLAAIHLRWKQWGWSLDGRQLWIREGFLGHHFDVFDLDRVQQVQLRQSPYQRRHGLANLVLVLPQGLVTVPYLPVDEAVRLANQAIHSAETAALHRV; encoded by the coding sequence ATGGCTGAGGACGATTCGTCGCTGTCCGTCGAGCCTGACGTGTCGGCCGACTGGCATCGGCTGGCGCCGATGGCGCTGGTGTTTCTGCTGCTGACCGCGGTTCAGAAGTTCGTCCGCGAGAACCTGTTCATGTTCGCGGGTGCCGGTTTCGGCGTGGCCGTGTTCGACTGGATCAGCCTGCGCGAGGCCCTGCTCATCGCCTGCGGGCTCGGTCTGATGGGGCTGGTCGGGACGATGATCTTTCACCGTCGCTTCCGGTTCCGGATCGAGGACGATGCGGTCCGGGTGCGTCGCGGCCTGCTGGAAAAGAAGGAGCTACGGGTCCGCTTTGCGCGGGTCCAGTCCGTCCAGATCAATCAGCCGTTCTATTTCAAGCCCTTCGAGCTGGTGCGCTTCACCCTGGAAACGCCAGGCGGGCAGGAGGCCGAAGTCGAGCTGCCCGGGATCCCGCGCCGCCTGGCCGAACAGATGCGCGATCACATTGTCGGGCTCCGAAGAGTGCAGGCGAGCCAGACGAGGCCGGTCGATGTGGCTGCCGAGCAAGCGCAGGTGCCAGCCGACCCGTCCGGCGGGGACCGCCTTTACGAGGCTTCGACCTGGCGCCTGTTCCGGCATGGCTTGAGCAGCAACCAGATCTGGCTGCTGGCAGGCCTTGCGGCCTGGTTCTTCGGCACTTTCTCCGAGCAGTTCGGCGCTTGGGCCGATCGGCAGGGCTGGCTCGATCTGATCGACGCCAGCGTCTTCCAATCGCTGTGGCTACTGCTCGGGGCCCTGGTCGTTTTCGGCCTGGGCTTTCTGCTGCTCCTTTCCGGCCTGCTCTCCATCATCCGGTTCCATGATTTTCGGCTGAGCGACCTCGAGGACCGCCTCGTTGGCGTCGGTGGCCTTCTGAATCGCCAGGAGCAGACGGTCAAGCGCGAGAAGATCACCGGTCTGACGCTCAAGCAGTCCGGCCTGGGCCGTCTGCTGAGCTGCTGGCACATCGTGGTCCGGCAGACCAGCAGCGTCGAGCAGGAAATGCCGGGCAAGAAGAAGAGCTTCATCGTGCCGGGTCTGAACGAGGAGGATCTGGGTCTGATCGGGGCCCTGGTGCCCGGCTGGCACTTTCCCGAGCGGCAGCAGGGCATCGATGCAAGATTCCGACAGATCTTCTGGCGCCGGACGGCGGGCCTGGTGTTCGCTGTGCTCGGTGCACTGGTCTGGTTCAAGGAGCCCGGCGCGCTGTTCGTGAGCATGGTCCTCATCGCGCTGTTGCTGATGCTGGCGGCGATTCACCTGCGCTGGAAGCAGTGGGGGTGGTCGCTGGACGGACGCCAGCTGTGGATTCGGGAGGGCTTTCTGGGGCACCACTTCGACGTCTTCGACCTCGACCGGGTCCAGCAGGTGCAGCTTCGCCAGAGCCCCTATCAACGCCGCCATGGTCTGGCCAATCTGGTGCTGGTGCTGCCCCAGGGCCTGGTCACCGTGCCCTATCTGCCCGTCGATGAAGCGGTCCGCCTGGCGAACCAGGCGATCCATTCAGCGGAAACGGCGGCGCTCCATCGAGTCTGA